Proteins co-encoded in one Papaver somniferum cultivar HN1 chromosome 5, ASM357369v1, whole genome shotgun sequence genomic window:
- the LOC113284317 gene encoding Golgi SNAP receptor complex member 1-2-like isoform X1 — MDPDLQESGWEDLRKEARKIEGDLDVKLSSYAKLGARFTQGGGGSGFADSNGSSPTISSGRSWKSMEMEIQSLLEKLLDTNDAMSHCAASAMPTNSVTQKLARHRDILHEFTQEFKRTKGNINSMREHAELLSSVRDDITEYKASGSMSPRIQVLRERSAIHGSISHIDEVISQAQTTRSVLGSQRTLLGDVQGKVKQLSDKFPVIRGLLGAIRRKKSRDTLILSAVIAACTLFLIIYWLSK, encoded by the exons ATGGATCCAGATCTGCAAGAATCTGGTTGGGAAGATTTGAGAAAAGAAGCAAGAAAGATCGAAGGAGATCTTGACGTTAAACTCTCTTCTTATGCGAAACTTGGCGCTAGGTTCACTCAAGGAGGAGGAG GTTCTGGTTTTGCAGATAGTAATGGGTCATCACCAACGATTTCATCTGGGAGATCATGGAAATCGATGGAAATGGAGATCCAATCATTGCTTGAAAAGCTATTAGACACTAATGATGCAATGAGTCATTGTGCTGCATCGGCCATGCCTACTAATTCTGTTACTCAGAAACTAGCTAGGCACAGAGATATACTTCACGAGTTTACTCAG GAGTTCAAACGAACCAAGGGAAACATAAACTCCATGAGGGAACATGCTGAGCTTCTTAGTTCTGTCAGGGATGATATTACTGAATACAAG GCATCTGGAAGTATGTCTCCAAGAATCCAGGTACTACGAGAGAGATCTGCAATACATGGAAGCATATCTCAT ATTGATGAAGTAATAAGTCAAGCTCAAACAACAAGATCTGTTTTGGGCTCTCAACGTACTTTGCTTGGAGATGTACAAGGAAAAGTCAAGCAACTGAGTGACAAATTCCCAGTTATTCGCGGCCTTCTTG GTGCTATAAGAAGGAAGAAATCTAGAGATACTCTTATTTTGTCTGCAGTAATTGCAGCCTGCACATTATTCCTTATTATCTATTGGCTTTCAAAATAG
- the LOC113284317 gene encoding Golgi SNAP receptor complex member 1-2-like isoform X2, with protein sequence MDPDLQESGWEDLRKEARKIEGDLDVKLSSYAKLGARFTQGGGDSNGSSPTISSGRSWKSMEMEIQSLLEKLLDTNDAMSHCAASAMPTNSVTQKLARHRDILHEFTQEFKRTKGNINSMREHAELLSSVRDDITEYKASGSMSPRIQVLRERSAIHGSISHIDEVISQAQTTRSVLGSQRTLLGDVQGKVKQLSDKFPVIRGLLGAIRRKKSRDTLILSAVIAACTLFLIIYWLSK encoded by the exons ATGGATCCAGATCTGCAAGAATCTGGTTGGGAAGATTTGAGAAAAGAAGCAAGAAAGATCGAAGGAGATCTTGACGTTAAACTCTCTTCTTATGCGAAACTTGGCGCTAGGTTCACTCAAGGAGGAGGAG ATAGTAATGGGTCATCACCAACGATTTCATCTGGGAGATCATGGAAATCGATGGAAATGGAGATCCAATCATTGCTTGAAAAGCTATTAGACACTAATGATGCAATGAGTCATTGTGCTGCATCGGCCATGCCTACTAATTCTGTTACTCAGAAACTAGCTAGGCACAGAGATATACTTCACGAGTTTACTCAG GAGTTCAAACGAACCAAGGGAAACATAAACTCCATGAGGGAACATGCTGAGCTTCTTAGTTCTGTCAGGGATGATATTACTGAATACAAG GCATCTGGAAGTATGTCTCCAAGAATCCAGGTACTACGAGAGAGATCTGCAATACATGGAAGCATATCTCAT ATTGATGAAGTAATAAGTCAAGCTCAAACAACAAGATCTGTTTTGGGCTCTCAACGTACTTTGCTTGGAGATGTACAAGGAAAAGTCAAGCAACTGAGTGACAAATTCCCAGTTATTCGCGGCCTTCTTG GTGCTATAAGAAGGAAGAAATCTAGAGATACTCTTATTTTGTCTGCAGTAATTGCAGCCTGCACATTATTCCTTATTATCTATTGGCTTTCAAAATAG